A single region of the Cucumis melo cultivar AY chromosome 3, USDA_Cmelo_AY_1.0, whole genome shotgun sequence genome encodes:
- the LOC103485519 gene encoding AT-hook motif nuclear-localized protein 22 — protein MANWGGIGNLAITPLDLQKTEQQHTTKDHEDGDGVKAKRRPRGRPPGSKNKPKPPILIAKNTPNTLQTHVFEIATATDIAHSICTFAHRRRRGVSILSATGLVDDVTLRQPPGVITLHQRFEILSLSGAFLPTPSPHGTSALTVYLAGGQGRVVGGLVAGPLIAAAPVVVVAASFTNAMYEKLPMEEDEEKTEKDKQLEENINGNNSMGESSSLAAASSLGVHNLTPNTQISQEMFWAPPPSY, from the coding sequence ATGGCGAATTGGGGCGGAATTGGGAATCTTGCAATCACACCACTTGATCTTCAAAAAACAGAGCAACAACATACTACTAAGGATCATGAAGATGGGGATGGAGTTAAAGCCAAGAGGCGGCCACGAGGGCGGCCACCAGGCTCCAAAAACAAGCCGAAGCCACCGATTCTCATCGCCAAAAACACTCCCAACACCCTTCAAACCCACGTTTTCGAAATCGCCACCGCCACGGACATTGCCCACTCCATTTGCACCTTTGCCCACCGACGCCGCCGTGGGGTTTCCATTCTCAGCGCCACCGGCCTCGTCGATGACGTCACTCTCCGTCAACCCCCCGGCGTCATCACCCTCCACCAACGCTTCGAGATCTTGTCTCTCTCTGGCGCTTTCCTTCCCACGCCTTCCCCCCACGGAACTTCCGCATTGACCGTCTATCTCGCTGGCGGCCAAGGGCGTGTCGTCGGAGGCCTCGTCGCCGGCCCCCTAATAGCTGCCGCCCCCGTCGTAGTAGTTGCAGCTTCATTTACCAATGCTATGTATGAAAAACTGCCGatggaagaagatgaagagaaaaCAGAGAAGGataagcaattggaagaaaacATTAACGGAAACAATTCAATGGGAGAATCGTCATCATTGGCAGCAGCAAGTTCTTTGGGAGTTCATAATTTGACTCCTAATACTCAAATTTCACAAGAAATGTTTTGGGCTCCTCCTCCATCTTATTAA
- the LOC103485520 gene encoding thylakoid lumenal 15 kDa protein 1, chloroplastic — MALLNASLCCSTPKIHSRSHLLLPPSISPGPHSTSQVFNQQLEATRNLVLSLGQPTFLVFISASLFLADPALAFKGGGPYGAGVTRGQDLSGKDFSGKTLIKQDFKTSILRQANFKGAKLLGASFFDADLTGADLSDADLRGADFSLANVTKANLTNANLEGALATGNTSFRGSTINGADFTDVPLREDQREYLCKVADGVNPTTGNATRETLLCD, encoded by the exons ATGGCTCTGCTCAACGCTTCATTATGTTGTTCCACTCCCAAAATCCATTCAAGATCtcaccttcttcttcctccctcCATTTCCCCCGGCCCCCATTCTACTTCTCAG GTATTCAACCAACAACTTGAAGCTACAAGGAATTTGGTTCTTTCCCTTGGACAACCCACTTTTCTCGTTTTCATTTCTGCCTCTTTGTTCCTCGCCGATCCTGCCCTAGCTTTTAAG GGCGGAGGTCCTTACGGAGCTGGGGTCACTAGAGGTCAGGATCTCTCTGGGAAAGATTTCAGTGGGAAGACCTTAATCAAGCAAGACTTCAAAACG TCTATTTTACGGCAAGCTAATTTTAAAGGTGCCAAGTTATTAGGTGCTAGCTTCTTTGATGCTGATTTAACAG GGGCGGATCTTTCAGATGCTGATCTCAGAGGTGCAGATTTTTCTCTTGCCAATGTTACCAAG GCAAATTTAACCAATGCCAACCTTGAAGGTGCACTGGCCACGGGAAATACCTCTTTCCGTGGTTCAACAATAAACGGAGCTG ACTTCACTGACGTTCCATTGAGAGAGGATCAGCGGGAATACCTTTGCAAAGTTGCAGATGG GGTAAACCCAACTACTGGAAATGCAACTCGAGAGACCTTGCTCTGTGATTGA
- the LOC103485521 gene encoding uncharacterized protein LOC103485521 encodes MQTHNPPIRTGSKPNQSLFHSFKQSLPFPEKLSDLLLLFARAGLLLCLVASMSLVLRSSFTSQSHQFILPTRTQTAVHDPVKNSTSPTNISHIVFGIGASVQTWKDRTLYTHLWWNRNRNRGFAWLDGKPGKTGNPVPYKVSDWCFGSGYSCKSSAVRIARIVVESYKLGLENVRWFVMGDDDTVFFTENLVTVLAKYDHNQMYYIGGNSESVEQDQMHSYGMAFGGGGFAISYPLAAELVKVMDGCLHRYSFFYGSDQRVWACIAELGVPLTTERGFHQFDIRGDPYGILAAHPLAPLVSLHHLDHVEPLFPNQTRVDSLDLLMQAYRVDSSRILQQTVCYDRRKEWSISIAWGYAVQIYPFMVTATDMQIPFQTFKTWRSSSDGPFNFNTRPVSSDPCWQPVVYFLKQVQEVDTRGTKTTYERFVVKDVKVCERNDYARVMAVKQVTVSSMKMDTQLWMKAPQRQCCEIMDKWGDDNHIWVRLRKCRKSETITT; translated from the exons ATGCAAACCCACAATCCACCGATTCGAACCGGTTCCAAACCCAATCAATCTCTCTTTCACTCTTTCAAACAATCCCTTCCATTCCCAGAAAAACTCTCCGATCTCTTGCTTCTTTTCGCCAGAGCCGGCCTCCTCCTCTGTCTCGTCGCCTCCATGTCCCTCGTCCTCCGTTCATCTTTCACTTCTCAATCCCACCAGTTCATACTCCCAACCCGCACTCAAACCGCCGTCCACGACCCCGTCAAAAACTCCACCTCCCCCACCAACATATCCCACATCGTATTCGGAATCGGCGCCTCAGTTCAAACATGGAAAGACCGAACTCTCTACACCCATCTTTGGTGGAACCGGAATCGGAACCGTGGGTTCGCTTGGCTCGATGGTAAACCGGGGAAAACCGGAAACCCGGTTCCGTACAAGGTGTCGGATTGGTGTTTTGGGTCGGGTTATTCGTGTAAGTCGTCGGCGGTTCGAATTGCTAGGATTGTTGTGGAGAGTTATAAATTGGGTTTAGAAAACGTGCGGTGGTTTGTGATGGGAGATGATGATACAGTGTTTTTCACGGAGAATTTAGTTACGGTTTTAGCGAAATATGATCATAACCAGATGTACTACATTGGTGGGAACTCGGAGAGCGTTGAGCAAGATCAGATGCATTCTTACGGGATGGCGTTTGGCGGCGGGGGGTTTGCAATCAGTTACCCACTGGCCGCCGAGTTGGTGAAAGTAATGGACGGTTGTCTTCATCGGTACAGTTTTTTCTACGGCTCTGATCAAAGGGTCTGGGCTTGTATTGCGGAGCTCGGTGTTCCACTCACAACAGAACGTGGCTTTCATCAg TTTGATATTCGAGGTGACCCATATGGGATATTGGCAGCGCATCCATTGGCACCACTTGTATCACTTCATCACCTTGATCATGTGGAGCCATTGTTTCCAAACCAAACTAGGGTTGATTCATTGGATTTACTTATGCAAGCATATCGAGTTGACTCAAGCCGAATCCTTCAGCAAACTGTCTGCTATGATCGAAGGAAAGAATGGTCCATCTCCATCGCATGGGGCTATGCTGTTCAGATATATCCGTTCATGGTGACAGCTACAGATATGCAGATTCCATTTCAGACGTTCAAGACATGGAGGAGCTCGAGCGATGGACCATTCAATTTCAATACACGCCCTGTGAGTTCCGACCCATGCTGGCAACCGGTTGTTTATTTTTTGAAGCAAGTTCAAGAGGTGGACACAAGGGGTACCAAAACCACTTACGAAAGGTTTGTGGTGAAGGACGTGAAGGTATGCGAGAGGAATGATTACGCTCGGGTCATGGCAGTGAAACAAGTTACTGTTTCCTCAATGAAGATGGACACTCAACTATGGATGAAG GCACCACAAAGACAGTGTTGCGAGATTATGGACAAGTGGGGAGACGATAACCATATCTGGGTTAGGCTTAGGAAATGCAGAAAGAGTGAAACAATAACCACATAG